In a single window of the Clarias gariepinus isolate MV-2021 ecotype Netherlands chromosome 16, CGAR_prim_01v2, whole genome shotgun sequence genome:
- the rnf25 gene encoding E3 ubiquitin-protein ligase RNF25, whose translation MAAESDVQCEIEVLQSIYLDDLTVTRSNDGGWRVSVVLHPSTGEDCLAQFVRLTLTLDLDSEYPASPPCISIHHPRGLSDDKLLSLEHSLHSEAEDCVGTSVLYQLIEKAKEILTESNIPHGSCVICLYGFKEGEVFTKTSCYHYFHSHCLGRYVTHSQEELQERVKELKQDKTRDGGECEELCVVCPVCREPLEYDLNTLLSSPQPSFSQQEDSAVSAEFKRKWADLQKILDRQREKGGVIDPEAESNRFLIHINHAPADSSDSACADASDPDSAQILPPPPLPPACSNQNPRPPRAENAAYPSYRRALWGSHGRRQQGEFRGGRRDRGKGGGGRGGHAAHAVPPCVLENLTKLSVSVAESSRNSEAPQDASRNLDRHLVKVIEEAVPALEDERVETSLQDAPESKHEQQAVSNRARERGTGQERDRGRRHGPRGPPYSHWHERNSQWDNGGNVHHHHHRGARGQRAGHHRGNGKSWHQRTESEFKKEGVL comes from the exons tGTCCAGTGTGAGATTGAGGTTCTGCAGTCCATCTATCTGGATGATCTGACCGTCACCCGGAGTAATGATGG aggatgGAGAGTCAGTGTGGTCCTCCACCCGTCCACTGGAGAAGATTGTCTCGCGCAGTTTGTccgtctcactctcacactggACCTGGACTCGGAG TACCCGGCGTCTCCTCCCTGCATCTCCATCCACCATCCCAGAGGTCTCTCAGATGACAAGCTGCTCAG TTTAGAGCACAGTTTACATTCGGAGGCTGAGGACTGTGTGGGGACATCTGTGCTTTATCAGCTCATtgag AAAGCCAAAGAGATCCTGACCGAGAGCAACATCCCTCACGGCAGTTGTGTGATCTGTCTGTATGGCTTTAAG GAAGGCGAGGTGTTCACCAAGACGAGCTGTTATCATTATTTCCACTCTCACTGCCTGGGCCGCTATGTCACACACTCGCAGGAGGAGCTGCAGGAGCGAGTGAAGGAGCTGAAGCAGGACAAGACCCGTGACGGAGGAGAGTGTGAG GagctgtgtgtggtgtgtcCTGTGTGCAGAGAGCCGCTGGAGTACGACCTGAACACACTGCTCTCATCTCCACAGCCCAGCTTCtctcag caggaGGACAGTGCAGTGAGTGCAGAGTTTAAAAGAAAGTGGGCGGATCTACAGAAGATTCTGGACcgtcagagagagaaaggcgGAGTCATCGACCCCGAGGCCGAGTCGAACCGCTTCCTTATTCACATTAACCAC gctCCCGCTGACTCATCAGACTCCGCCTGCGCTGATGCTTCAGATCCTGACTCCGCCCAGATactgcctcctcctcctcttcctcctgcgTGCTCTAATCAGAACCCTCGTCCTCCTCGAGCAGAGAACGCAGCATACCCGTCTTATCGCCGAGCTTTATGGGGTTCTCACGGCAGGAGACAGCAGGGAGAGTTTAGAGGGGGcaggagagacagagggaaaggAGGAGGTGGACGAGGAGGACATGCGGCTCATGCGGTTCCTCCTTGTGTGCTGGAGAACCTGACCAAGCTCAGTGTGTCTGTAGcagaaagcagcaggaacagtGAGGCACCACAGGACGCCAGTAGAAATTTAGACAGACATTTAGTCAAAGTGATAGAGGAGGCGGTACCGGCTTTAGAAGACGAGAGGGTTGAAACCAGCCTCCAGGACGCACCGGAGTCGAAACACGAACAGCAGGCCGTGTCAAACAGAGCGAGGGAACGAGGAACTGGGCAGGAACGAGACAGGGGAAGGAGGCACGGACCACGAGGGCCACCGTATAGCCACTGGCACGAGAGAAACTCTCAGTGGGATAACGGCGGGAACgtccaccatcaccaccacagAGGAGCGAGAGGACAACGGGCGGGCCACCACAGAGGCAACGGGAAGAGCTGGCATCAGAGAACCGAGAGCGAGTTCAAGAAGGAAGGAGTTCTCTGA
- the kat8 gene encoding histone acetyltransferase KAT8, translating to MSRRERSAASSVPSSTANTLNPRGRGDHMDMDMDPGHPAKDRGDVETASRAPLSSNGSGGEEDEAEAAERRREASGSSNPRAGDGASLCGGREQEVSVEIGETYLCQRADKTWHSAEVIQSRLNEQEGREEFYVHYVGFNRRLDEWVGKGRLALTKTVKDAVRKSVEEGGGELGDQPERKITRNQKRKHDEINHVQKTYAEMDPTTAALEKEHEAITKVKYVDKIQIGNFEIDAWYFSPFPDDYGKQPKLWICEYCLKYMKYEKTFRYHLTQCQWRQPPGKEIYRRGNISVYEVDGRDHKLYCQNLCLLAKLFLDHKTLYFDVEPFIFYILTEVNRQGAHIVGYFSKEKESPDGNNVACILTLPPYQRRGYGKFLIAFSYELSKLESTVGSPEKPLSDLGKLSYRSYWSWVLLEILRDFRGTLSIKDLSQMTSITQSDIISTLQSLNMVKYWKGQHVICVTPKLVEEHLKSAQYKKPPITVDTLCLKWAPPKHKQAKFSKK from the exons ATGTCGAGGAGGGAGCGCAGTGCGGCCAGCAGCGTCCCGAGTAGCACCGCGAATACACTCAACCCCCGGGGCCGAGGAGACCACATGGACATGGACATGGACCCCGGACACCCCGCCAAGGACCGGGGAGACGTCGAGACGGCCAGCCGAGCGCCTTTATCGTCCAACGGCAGCGGCGGAGAGGAGGACGAGGCGGAGGCCGCGGAGCGGCGGAGGGAAGCCTCGGGCTCGAGTAACCCGCGCGCCGGGGATGGAGCGTCGCTGTGCGGCGGCAGGGAGCAGGAGGTGTCAGTGGAGATCGGGGAGACTTACCTGTGTCAGCGCGCAGACAAAACATGGC atTCAGCAGAAGTGATCCAGTCCAGACTAAATGAGCAGGAGGGCAGAGAGGAGTTCTACGTACATTATGTTGGAT TTAACAGGCGTCTGGACGAGTGGGTCGGAAAGGGTCGTCTGGCGCTGACCAAAACGGTGAAGGATGCGGTCAGGAAGAGCGTGGAGGAAGGAGGAGGGGAGCTCGGGGATCAGCCGGAGAGGAAGATCACACGCAACCAGAAACGCAAACACGACGAGATCAACCATGTGCAGAAG ACGTATGCGGAGATGGATCCCACGACAGCAGCGTTGGAGAAGGAGCACGAGGCG ATCACCAAAGTGAAGTACGTAGATAAGATCCAGATCGGGAATTTCGAGATCGATGCCTGGTACTTCTCTCCGTTCCCTGACGATTACGGGAAGCAGCCGAAGCTCTGGATCTGTGAATACTGTCTCAAGTACATGAAGTATGAGAAGACCTTCAGATATCACCTG ACTCAGTGTCAGTGGAGGCAGCCTCCAGGGAAGGAGATTTACCGCAGGGGGAACATCTCAGTCTACGAGGTGGACGGCCGAGACCATAAG CTCTATTGTCAGAACCTGTGTCTGCTGGCTAAACTCTTCCTGGATCACAAGACGCTCTACTTCGACGTGGAGCCCTTCATCTTCTACATCCTCACTGAGGTCAACAGGCAGGGGGCGCACATCGTTGGTTACTTCTCCAAG GAAAAGGAGTCTCCAGATGGGAATAACGTGGCGTGTATTCTCACACTCCCGCCGTACCAGCGCAGAGGATACGGCAAGTTCCTCATCGCGTTCA GTTATGAGTTGTCTAAATTAGAGAGTACGGTGGGTTCTCCGGAGAAGCCTCTGTCTGATCTGGGGAAGTTGAGCTACAGGAGCTACTGGTCGTGGGTCCTGCTGGAGATCCTAAGAGACTTTAGAGGAACCTTGTCCATTAAAGACCTCAG CCAGATGACTAGCATCACGCAGAGTGACATCATTAGCACGCTGCAGTCTCTCAACATGGTCAAGTACTGGAAGGGTCAGCACGTCATCTGCGTCACGCCCAAACTGGTGGAGGAACACCTGAAGAGCGCTCAGTATAAGAAACCTCCCATCACAG TCGACACGTTGTGTCTAAAATGGGCTCCACCTAAACACAAACAGGCCAAGTTCTCCAAGAAATGA
- the si:dkey-16l2.17 gene encoding serine protease 27 → MLHTIRMMDLVMELLVAMLASGVWFIPTCETQGCGRPVVGARIVGGSEAQDGAWPWQVDIQMGASGHVCGGSIISKDWVLSAAHCFPNPSDVSSYRLYMGRYQLNGANQFQMLRLVKRVVVAQGYSLPQEGRDLALVELDSPLTWTIHIQPVCLPNTGFTFYTGTMCYVTGWGDTQEGVSLSGVGTLQEVGVPIIDRDACNAMYQIDSSNSDKVSILSDMICAGYQEGGKDSCQGDSGGPLVCSFGNGTWIQAGVVSFGLGCAQRNRPGVYARVSSFAGLIRSTVPEAQLLDRACKRAAPGLVVLGVVLTALILGR, encoded by the exons ATGCTACACACCATCAG AATGATGGATTTAGTGATGGAGCTGCTCGTCGCCATGCTCGCCTCAG GTGTGTGGTTCATCCCAACATGTGAAACTCAAG GATGCGGTAGGCCTGTTGTAGGAGCTCGTATTGTAGGAGGAAGTGAGGCACAGGACGGGGCGTGGCCTTGGCAAGTGGACATCCAGATGGGAGCAAGCGGCCATGTTTGTGGAGGATCCATCATCTCTAAAGATTGGGTTCTGTCCGCGGCACACTGTTTCCCCAA CCCCTCAGATGTGTCCTCATACCGTCTCTACATGGGCCGCTATCAGCTCAACGGCGCTAACCAGTTTCAGATGCTGAGATTAGTGAAGAGGGTGGTGGTGGCACAGGGGTACTCCCTCCCTCAGGAGGGCAGAGACTTGGCACTTGTAGAGCTGGACTCGCCACTCACCTGGACAATCCACATCCAGCCTGTGTGTTTGCCCAACACCGGCTTCACTTTCTACACTGGAACCATGTGCTACGTCACAGGCTGGGGTGACACGCAGGAGGGAG TCTCGCTGTCTGGAGTCGGGACGCTACAGGAAGTCGGAGTGCCCATTATCGACAGGGACGCCTGCAACGCCATGTACCAGATCGACTCGTCTAACTCAGACAAAGTGTCTATCCTGTCAGACATGATCTGCGCCGGGTACCAGGAGGGAGGCAAGGACTCGTGTCAG GGCGACTCCGGCGGACCCCTCGTCTGTTCCTTCGGGAACGGCACATGGATCCAGGCGGGTGTGGTGAGTTTTGGACTGGGGTGTGCTCAGAGGAACCGACCCGGCGTGTACGCCAGAGTGTCGAGCTTTGCGGGCCTGATCCGTTCCACGGTGCCGGAGGCCCAGCTGCTGGACCGGGCCTGTAAGCGTGCGGCTCCTGGCCTGGTGGTGCTCGGTGTGGTCCTCACAGCCCTGATCCTCGGGAGGTAG